The Bacteroidota bacterium region CAGCCATATAGACGAGGAGGCCGTAACAATATATATATCATGTCCCTGTTCTTTGTGCCATGATATTTTTTTCATCGCTTCCGGAAATACCAGTTTCGGAAGGTACTCTTTGCTGAATGTTTTGCCCAGTTCAAGCAGTTCTTTTTCCGAATCGTTTTTAAAGAAGAAGGCGAAAAAGCGTTCTTTCAGTCTGTGGCCCGGATAACATCGTAATAAAAATAACAGTATATAGGGCAGGTTCAGAAGTACGCATAATGCGAGCCCGGCACTTCCATGCGTAAATCTGATGAATTCAATAAATGAATCTTTGGACGTGATGGTGCCGTCGAAGTCAAAAAATGCCGCGTCTTTTTGTTTCATACATTCGTTTTTTGCAGCAATGCTTCGGGCATATTTCTGATAATCCACATGATAAACCTCCAAACCGGAAGTACGTACGTCACCTTTTTTCTTCGGCGATATGCTTTCCAGATAGCATCGGCAACCCGGCCGGGTGAGGCTGTAAGTATCTCAGGTGTATTCAATCCTTCCGTCATTTTTGTCTTGATAAAACCGGGTTTAATGGTCGCAACATGCACACCGGCAGGGGCAAGTCTAGTCCTCAGCCCACATAAAAATGTTGTGACACCCGCTTTTGATGCTCCATATATGTAATTTCCTTTGCGACCTCTTTCGCCTGCAACCGATGAAATGCCTATAATTGTTCCTGCCTTGCGTCTTTCCATATCATTTGCAACAATGCTGAGTATGGAAATGCTGGCGTTAAAGTTAGTGTTGATTATCAGTGCAGCCTCTGAGGAATCGGACATGGCTCTGGTCTGATTTCCCAAATATCCGAAAGCAGATATTACCACATCGGGTTTTATCTTCAGCTTATTATAGAAATCATTGTGCGATTCTGTTTTTAATGCATCAAAATACACATTCTCTGTGGTAACATTATACCGTATTGACACATCGGATGCGAGAGCTGTTTGAAATTCATCAATGGTTCTGGATGCCAGTAGAATATTAAAATTCTCTCGTGCATATCGGTAAGCACATGCTTTTCCGACGTCAGAATTGGATCCAAGTATCAGTAGCGTTCTCATGCTGGTTGTGTTATTCCGAGCCTTTGCGACTGCAATGAACTGAATTTTGCAGAAGGTGCCGGGTTCGTATTATAACTTTTTAAAAAAGTGTCTTTTTTCATACGTGCATCTTTGGTAAGGTACACGCGACCACCGCACGCTATCACTATTTCATCAAGTTTTTCGCAGAGGTCAAATGCCCGTTTACTCACTTTGAAATCCATTGCAAGTGTATAACCTTCAGCAGGGAACGAAAGGGGTGACACATTTTGTTCTGCAGGACCGAATGTTTTCAACACCGCTAAAAATGAAGCACATCCCGATTTTTGTATTGTAGAGAGAATGCTGTCTAATCCTTCTTTCCCTTTTTCAAAAGGGATCACGAACTGATATTGAATGATTCCGTTTTTTCCGTAGATACGGTTCCAGTTACGAATCGCGTCAAGCGGATAAAAATACGGTTCGTAATGAATGAGATTGTCAGCCTCAAACTTCAACTGTTTGTTGTAAAAGAGGAAGTTGAATGCCTTCATGGCAATTCTACTCAGCACAAAAGAAGGAAGAATAAAGGGAATATTCAGTTGGTTAGTTTTCTTAATTCTGTAAGGTTCCGCTGCTTTTTTTTGATTTAACTCAGAGCGCAGGGCATGTTCTCCCAACATCAAAATCGAGCGACCGGCGCTATTGCCTTTCATCATACAATCGATCCAGGCAACGGAATACGTATACTGTTTGTATTTTTCAAAATACGCAAGCAGTTCATCTATATTTTTTGCTTTGATAGTTTTTTGACGGATGTATGCGGATTCTATTTTTTTTAAACGCAGTGTAACACTCAGGATGATGCCTGTTAATCCCATTCCGCCATTGGTTTCAGAAAACAGTTTGTTGTTTTCTGATGATGTACATTTCAGGATTTCGCCATTTTCAGTAAGCAGCACGATGGCTTCAACATACTTAGAGATAGCGCCTTCGGTATGGTGGTTCTTGCCATGAATGTTGGATGCGACGGCGCCTCCTATGGTAATCAGTTTGGTGCCGGGAGTTACAGGCAGGAAAAAACCTTTGGGCACTATCACCTCCAAGATATCGCTTAGCAAAACACCTGCTTCGCAGTGTATTACTCCGGATTCCGCATCAAACGAAAGAAATTTATGTAGTTTCAGCGTAGAGAATATGGTTGTTTGCAAAGAGCTGTCGCCATAGCAGCGACCATTGCCCCGGGCGATGATTACATCGGAACGCTTCACGAGTGCTGCTATTTCAGCATAGCGGTCATGAGCAATTTGCTCTGCTTCTATTTCGGGAAACATTCCCCAGTTAGAAATCTTTGCCATAGATAATGATAAGAAACGTTAATCCCCAGAGCAATAATACAATTTGTAAAAAGCGGTCTTTCCAAAGAACGTCTACCGGTGAGCCCGAGTTTTTGTCTACCACAGTAATTTGAATGTAGCGCATGATTCCCAGAAAAACAAAGAGCGATGTAATATACAGTTTATCTGAGCCGGTGCGTGCGATTACTTCGGGCGAAATGGAATATAAAATATATGAAATCAGGGTGATGGCAAATGAAATGCTTTTGGCGATATCCAGAAAGCCGGCCGTGTACCCATTCAATAATTTAGGTGATGATGCCTGTTCGGCGACAGACGTAAAATCGTCGCGGCGTTTAGCAAACCCGATGGAAACCGCCAGCAGGAAGGTCATGATAATCATCCAGTGTGAGACATAAACGCCTGATTCCGCGCCACCGGCCATAACGCGTAATACGAATCCAGTGCCAATACTTGATACATCAACAATGCTGATGTTTTTAAGCAAGAATGTGTAAAGTATGTTGAGCAGAAAATAACCAAGCGGGTACCAAAATGCATCGTGAAGCAAGGTAAGTGAAGCAAGAAACAGCATAACCATAATAATGAAAAATACTACAGCTACTTTTTTAGAGAAAAATTTGTTGGCGAGAGGTCTGTTCTTTTTAACGGGATGGAGCCTGTCTTCATCGGCATCAACAATATCATTAATAATATAAATAGAGGAAGCTGCCAGACAGAACGAAAGGAATACATACAACAAATCACAACTGAGAACCAGTTGAATTTTTCCGGCAAAGAACACCGGCAAAAACACAAATCCGTTTTTGAGCCAATGCTTGATACGTATTAAGGAGACCGCGTTTTTTAGTACTTCAATCATGCTTGTTATTTTCATTTAGTGCTCACAAAATGCGGATAGGCAGTACAAATTGTGCTTGGTTTTTATTTTAAAATAGTGAATACACGAAAGGCGAAAGCACAGAACCGGCGGAAAATGATACCAGAATGCCCAATACAACGAGCACAATGATAACCGGAATCAGCCAGTATTTTTTTTGTTGCATCATGAATTTCAATAATTCCAGAAAAATCCCTGTTTTCTTCATCTGTATCTATGATAATTTTCTGTAATCGATGATGTTCTTTTTCACAATCCAGCCGATATTTTTTCGGCTGTCACTTTTTATTAAGCGCGTAAACAAAGCTATAGGTGTAATGATTGAAAAGTAAATAATCACAAAAATAATAAACGATGAAAATATGCCTGAAATGTTTCCGATGAGCAGCCAGACAAACAAAAGCGGATAATAAAATTTTGAGTAAAACATTGTAATCGCTGCCACAACCATTGCTGAACCGCTCAGCATCATCTGCTTTTCGTTGAAGACGAAGCCGTTTTTCCACATCGCATAAGCGAGTGCCGCAATTAACAATGCCAGCAGTAAAAAACCAAATTGCTTTTGTTTAGAACGCTTTTCGCTATGCTGTTTTGCCTCGTTCATTGCTTCTTTAATCCAGCTCATACGTTTCCTTTTTTGTGAGTTCTGCATGAACCTTGCTGTTTTCTTTCTTGGTTATCAGGTTATTTCCCAGCACCAAAACATCCATATCGGTTTGAAAAAAGCATTTCAAGGCCTCGGTGGGTGATGCAATGATGGGTTCGCCTCTCACATTGAAAGATGTATTTATCAGGACAGGGCAGTCGGTTTTTTGTTTGAAAACACTTATTAGTTTATGCAATAATGGGTGGTCATTTTTTGATAACGTCTGAACCCTGGCTGTTTCATCTTCATGAATACAAGACGGAATTACATTTTTCTTACTGCTTTTAAAGGTAAATGACATGTATTTTGATACGCCTATTCCGGTAAACCATTCGTGTGCATATTCTTCCAGTACAATAGGCGCAAACGGCCTGAATCCTTCACGCTGCTTGATTCTCATATTCAGGTGCTGTTTCATATCCTCGAAAAGAGGACTTGCCAGAATGCTTCGGTTGCCCAATGCGCGGGGGCCAAATTCCATTCGGCCTTGAAACCAGCCTGCAATTTTTTTATCAATCAGTTGTGCTGAAACCTCATTGCACAATTCATCATCATCAAGAGTGGAGAAATTGATTTGGAAGTGCTTTAAGCACGCGTCTATTTCATCGATGGTGTATTCTATTCCCAGAAATGCCTGTTTAGGAAGCGTGTTTTCTACAGGTATTCGTTTTTTGTTCAGGTAGTGATTCCAGCCAATGTAACCTGCACCCACGGATGCTCCGCTGTCGCCGGCTGCCGGCTGCACCCATACGTTTTTAAAAACTTGTTCGTACAAAAGATTGCCATTCGCTTTACAATTAAGCGCCACACCGCCCGCCAGACAAAGATTATCAGATGCCGTGATTTCTTTTGCATGTGTGGCAATTGAAATGATAAAATCATCGGCAATAGACTGAACCGAGCTTGCAATATCTTTATAGAACGTGCTCATTTCTTCATTTTCAGTCCTTTCACGCATATTAAAAATGTTGCAAAACGCTTTATTGATGGTTGATTTGCCTTTATCAAAAGAGAAGTATTTCAAGTTCAGTTTAACTTCACCCGCATGTGAAATTGAAATTATTTTTTCAAGAATCAATTCTTTGTAAACAGGATTCCCGTAAGGCGCCAACCCCATAAGTTTGTATTCGCCTGAGTTTATTTTAAAACCGCAATATTGTGTAAATGCGCTATAAAACAAACCAAACGAATGCGGATAGTGCTGCTCCTTTAGAATAGTAACATGATTGTGTTGTCCTTTCGCAATTGTAGTACAGGCTTTTTCGCCCACACCATCAATCGTAATGACGGCGCTTTCGCTGAAGGGGGAAGTGAAGAACGCTGCGGCAGCATGTGCTTCGTGATGTTCTGAAAAGATGATTTCACCCTTGTAATTCAGTTTTTCTTTAATCAGAGAAGGTATCCATAATTTAACTTTCAGCCACGACTGAATTGACTCACGAAATAAATTGAATGCCACAGGGGCTGTGCGTTGAATGGAATTCAGTATGCGATCGAATTTCAGAAAAGGCTTTTCGTAAAATACAATCAGGTCGATGTTTGTGATATCAATTTTTGAATCTTTCAAACAAAATCTAATGGCGTTTATCGGGAATGAATTATCATTCTTTTTTCGGGTAAACCGTTCCTCTTCTGCCGCCGATACAAGGATACCGTCTTTCAGCAGACATGCTGCCGAATCGTGATAAAATGCCGATATTCCGAGTATGAACATTTATTCGTTAAAAATTAGTGGTTTGAGGTAGCGGGCAAATTCCGAATTCCCATGCTCATTAAAGTGGGGGTCATTCTCATAATACAACCTGTAGTTCGCAGTATCGGTTTCTTTGAAAAAAGTCAGAGGATTCAGAAACACAACATT contains the following coding sequences:
- a CDS encoding DUF5989 family protein; amino-acid sequence: MKKTGIFLELLKFMMQQKKYWLIPVIIVLVVLGILVSFSAGSVLSPFVYSLF
- a CDS encoding carbamoyltransferase N-terminal domain-containing protein is translated as MFILGISAFYHDSAACLLKDGILVSAAEEERFTRKKNDNSFPINAIRFCLKDSKIDITNIDLIVFYEKPFLKFDRILNSIQRTAPVAFNLFRESIQSWLKVKLWIPSLIKEKLNYKGEIIFSEHHEAHAAAAFFTSPFSESAVITIDGVGEKACTTIAKGQHNHVTILKEQHYPHSFGLFYSAFTQYCGFKINSGEYKLMGLAPYGNPVYKELILEKIISISHAGEVKLNLKYFSFDKGKSTINKAFCNIFNMRERTENEEMSTFYKDIASSVQSIADDFIISIATHAKEITASDNLCLAGGVALNCKANGNLLYEQVFKNVWVQPAAGDSGASVGAGYIGWNHYLNKKRIPVENTLPKQAFLGIEYTIDEIDACLKHFQINFSTLDDDELCNEVSAQLIDKKIAGWFQGRMEFGPRALGNRSILASPLFEDMKQHLNMRIKQREGFRPFAPIVLEEYAHEWFTGIGVSKYMSFTFKSSKKNVIPSCIHEDETARVQTLSKNDHPLLHKLISVFKQKTDCPVLINTSFNVRGEPIIASPTEALKCFFQTDMDVLVLGNNLITKKENSKVHAELTKKETYELD
- a CDS encoding FAD-binding oxidoreductase, whose amino-acid sequence is MAKISNWGMFPEIEAEQIAHDRYAEIAALVKRSDVIIARGNGRCYGDSSLQTTIFSTLKLHKFLSFDAESGVIHCEAGVLLSDILEVIVPKGFFLPVTPGTKLITIGGAVASNIHGKNHHTEGAISKYVEAIVLLTENGEILKCTSSENNKLFSETNGGMGLTGIILSVTLRLKKIESAYIRQKTIKAKNIDELLAYFEKYKQYTYSVAWIDCMMKGNSAGRSILMLGEHALRSELNQKKAAEPYRIKKTNQLNIPFILPSFVLSRIAMKAFNFLFYNKQLKFEADNLIHYEPYFYPLDAIRNWNRIYGKNGIIQYQFVIPFEKGKEGLDSILSTIQKSGCASFLAVLKTFGPAEQNVSPLSFPAEGYTLAMDFKVSKRAFDLCEKLDEIVIACGGRVYLTKDARMKKDTFLKSYNTNPAPSAKFSSLQSQRLGITQPA
- a CDS encoding UbiA prenyltransferase family protein gives rise to the protein MIEVLKNAVSLIRIKHWLKNGFVFLPVFFAGKIQLVLSCDLLYVFLSFCLAASSIYIINDIVDADEDRLHPVKKNRPLANKFFSKKVAVVFFIIMVMLFLASLTLLHDAFWYPLGYFLLNILYTFLLKNISIVDVSSIGTGFVLRVMAGGAESGVYVSHWMIIMTFLLAVSIGFAKRRDDFTSVAEQASSPKLLNGYTAGFLDIAKSISFAITLISYILYSISPEVIARTGSDKLYITSLFVFLGIMRYIQITVVDKNSGSPVDVLWKDRFLQIVLLLWGLTFLIIIYGKDF
- a CDS encoding SDR family oxidoreductase; translated protein: MRTLLILGSNSDVGKACAYRYARENFNILLASRTIDEFQTALASDVSIRYNVTTENVYFDALKTESHNDFYNKLKIKPDVVISAFGYLGNQTRAMSDSSEAALIINTNFNASISILSIVANDMERRKAGTIIGISSVAGERGRKGNYIYGASKAGVTTFLCGLRTRLAPAGVHVATIKPGFIKTKMTEGLNTPEILTASPGRVADAIWKAYRRRKKVTYVLPVWRFIMWIIRNMPEALLQKTNV